Part of the Bacillota bacterium genome, GAGTCAGCAATAGCCATGAATATCGGGTAGTCCCGGTCAGGTTCTCCAGGTGCCTTACGCCGCAACAGCACCATACTCGTTTGAGTATCATTGCCAGGCATAAACAGGTTTCGGTGCATGTCGACGACAGCCAAGATCTGGGCTTTGGAAAGAAGCCACTGCCTAAGGTAGCCCAGACCGGGGTTGTTCAGAAGCCCGTTTGGCATGACAATGGCCATGCGTCCTGTCCCAGGCTTCAGCCACTGCA contains:
- a CDS encoding N-6 DNA methylase: QWLKPGTGRMAIVMPNGLLNNPGLGYLRQWLLSKAQILAVVDMHRNLFMPGNDTQTSMVLLRRKAPGEPDRDYPIFMAIADSVGHDKRGKTTYKRNPDGSLVLAEKEVTHTVGGEVQKLKVLEPIVDDELEDIAEAYHKWLASMTEPRQAFRVS